The Malus domestica chromosome 10, GDT2T_hap1 nucleotide sequence ttttgttttgaatttgttcTGGAGATTTATCTGCATGTGCTTTTGGAGGAATTTTAGAtgttgaattttgagatttaggtAGTGGGTGGTGGTGGGTTTCAGATCTGGACAGGGGTAAGTGAGTAGGAGTTGCAGACAACAAAGGTGTGCAAACGATGTTGGCGATGGGATTAGCAATCCCATGGTTTTGGGGGTCTCACTAGGACGACTTAGCGAAGCTCTTAGTCGGAACGAGTCCGACTTAATCCCATTAAAGTTTAGTCCAGCTTGCACCAAACACGGGATTAGTAGTCTTAGCAAAGTAGTCTAATCCAGTGAACTTTAACGAGGGCAAACAAACACGCCCCTAGGGTATAGGTGGGGGTTTAGACCCTTTTTTAATCGGGTAGCGGGTAGGGATCTAACACTTAGACGTTTAGGGTATAGGCGGGGGTCGAGGTAGGGGCCTAGACcctttatttacttattttaattaaacttattatataataaataaataattgtctaCTTATACTTAAAAAGAATACGTAATTGTATTGGAACATaaatggcaaaataaaattacataaaaattaaaagtacTAGAGCCTATTGAAAATATcgttttcatttcaaatttttagaaaatatcaaatttgaaatttttggtttagatttaaaattttaatgtcGAAATCGAAAATACCATCCTAAATTACAGTCCTAATAAAAAtcttgagaaatgctaaggagtcTTTCTCAAAATAAAACTGTTCATGCACTTTTTACCTCCTCATATTTTTAACCTAAAGTATTATAATATTTGTACATACTAAAAACATGAAGTAACGAAAATGCACATAGGGCTGAAATTAATTACCGCATATTTCAttattccttcttttcctttcgtcGGATATAAATACGACATTAAATTGTGTGAAGGCATATCAACGGCTGATCTTCCAGGCGACTTCATCAAATTTCCAATTAGGGTTTCGGCATTCTTCAATTAAGCTTTTGCAAGGTACCAAACTTGCCCAAACCCTAAATCCAAAATTCAGGGGAGCCTTGGCTGAATCAGAAGCTGAAACTATGTCTTACGACGACGTAGAGATCGAAGACATGGAGTGGAACGAGGAGCTGCAGGCGTACACGTACCCGTGCCCGTGCGGGGACTTATTTCAGATCACAAAGGACGACCTGAAATTGGGGGAAGAGATCGCTCGGTGCCCTAGCTGCTCTCTCTACATCACCGTCATTTACAACATCGAAGATTTCTTGGATAAGAAGAGCAACAAGCCCCTCGAGCCCTCCAAGCAGCAACCAATCACTGTCGCGTAAAATTTCAGGTTAATTTTGCCCTAAATTGTTCTCTAATTTGAATTATCATACTTGTTTATCACACTCAGCAATTGAATGTTCCTTTCcagagattttttatttatttttaataattattgtgaattaCTGTTTATTCCGTTTATCAAATTAGGTGGGTGATGCCTatttttagggataaaaagtgggttttgttttttgggggGCATAATGTTTATTATCAATTAGTCAGTTCAGTTTCGAGATTGTTTCCCATTTTCTGGGAATACCCATTATGATGTTGAAGCTGGGATGGATGGGTTTGCAGACGTTTGTTTCCGTTAGTTTTAGGATGCATGTTAAATGGGGGCTCAAACTAT carries:
- the LOC139188788 gene encoding diphthamide biosynthesis protein 3-like: MSYDDVEIEDMEWNEELQAYTYPCPCGDLFQITKDDLKLGEEIARCPSCSLYITVIYNIEDFLDKKSNKPLEPSKQQPITVA